In Luteitalea sp. TBR-22, one genomic interval encodes:
- the cybH gene encoding Ni/Fe-hydrogenase, b-type cytochrome subunit gives MPSPHIFRRVYLWEWPVRFYHWMTAGCVVVLSVTGVLIGDPPALLASGEAWNQYWFGTVRLVHFTTAYVFTFVFLLRMYWMLVGNRFAHWRAFIPVGRMREHLGDLWQVFRVDVLQLQKQPLDTLGHNPAAGTAYLAVFVISLFQIVTGFALYAPMSGAWFPRLFAWATSLLGGDGGLRLWHHVGMWAILLFAIVHVYLVVFHDVVESRGEMSSMVGGSRFVVDEAPGEPGR, from the coding sequence ATGCCATCGCCTCACATCTTCCGTCGTGTCTACCTCTGGGAGTGGCCGGTCCGCTTCTACCACTGGATGACCGCCGGCTGCGTCGTCGTGCTGTCGGTGACCGGCGTGCTGATCGGGGATCCGCCGGCGCTGCTCGCCTCGGGAGAGGCGTGGAACCAGTACTGGTTCGGCACCGTGCGCCTGGTGCACTTCACCACGGCGTACGTGTTCACCTTCGTGTTCCTGCTCCGCATGTACTGGATGCTGGTCGGCAACCGCTTCGCGCACTGGCGTGCCTTCATCCCGGTGGGCCGGATGCGCGAGCACCTCGGCGACCTGTGGCAGGTGTTCCGCGTCGACGTGCTGCAGCTGCAGAAGCAGCCGCTGGACACCCTGGGCCACAACCCGGCGGCCGGCACGGCGTACCTGGCGGTGTTCGTGATCAGCCTGTTCCAGATCGTGACCGGATTCGCGCTCTACGCACCGATGAGCGGCGCGTGGTTCCCGCGCCTGTTCGCCTGGGCGACGTCGCTGTTGGGCGGTGACGGCGGCCTTCGCCTCTGGCACCACGTCGGCATGTGGGCCATCCTGCTGTTTGCCATCGTCCACGTGTACCTCGTCGTGTTCCACGACGTCGTCGAGTCGCGCGGGGAGATGTCGTCGATGGTCGGCGGCTCG
- a CDS encoding nickel-dependent hydrogenase large subunit, translated as MANRIVIDPVTRIEGHLRLEVEVQDGKVVDAYSSGTMVRGFERILKGRDPRDAWAFTERTCGVCTTVHALASVRSVEDALGITVPANAELIRNLMFCAQYLQDHVVHFYHLHALDWVDVVSALSADPKKTAELAQSISSWPKSSPGYFSDLQKRLKTFVDSGQLGIFANAYWGHPAYKLPAEANLMGVAHYLEALEWQKEIVKVHAIFGGKNPHPNYLVGGVPCSLNVNEANSINAERLGLVGQLFEQAQQFVEQVYLPDLMAIAPFYKDWGAIGGGLSNYMSYGDLPVKGYGDVASFKFPRGVILDRNLAEVHPIDGKDPMQVQEYVSHSWYEYTGGDATGLHPWEGETTLKYSGPKPPYEHLDVEQKYSWLKTPRWKGHPMEVGPLARLLVAYAAGRTDVKDAVDATLKALDVPVTALFSTLGRTAARGLETRLVAGWALEFYGQLLANIKAGDTRTANTERWDPATWPAEAKGVGLTEAPRGALAHWIVIKDAKIDNYQLVVPSTWNASPRDANGQLSAYESALIGTPVANAEQPVEVLRTVHSFDPCLACAVHLHDEHGSHVHRVDAF; from the coding sequence ATGGCCAACCGCATCGTCATCGATCCCGTGACGCGCATCGAGGGGCACCTCCGGCTCGAGGTGGAGGTGCAGGACGGCAAGGTGGTCGACGCCTACAGCTCCGGCACGATGGTGCGCGGCTTCGAGCGCATCCTCAAGGGCCGTGATCCGCGCGACGCGTGGGCGTTCACCGAGCGGACCTGCGGCGTGTGCACCACGGTGCACGCGCTGGCGTCGGTGCGGTCGGTGGAGGACGCGCTCGGCATCACGGTGCCTGCCAACGCCGAGTTGATTCGCAACCTGATGTTCTGCGCGCAGTACCTGCAGGACCACGTGGTGCACTTCTACCACCTGCACGCGCTCGACTGGGTGGACGTGGTGAGTGCGCTGTCGGCCGATCCGAAGAAGACCGCGGAGCTGGCGCAGTCGATCTCGTCGTGGCCGAAGTCGTCGCCGGGCTACTTCTCCGACCTGCAGAAGCGGCTCAAGACGTTCGTCGACAGCGGGCAGCTCGGGATCTTCGCCAACGCCTACTGGGGCCATCCGGCGTACAAGCTGCCGGCCGAGGCCAACCTGATGGGGGTGGCGCACTACCTCGAGGCGCTCGAGTGGCAGAAGGAGATCGTCAAGGTCCACGCGATCTTCGGCGGCAAGAACCCGCATCCCAACTACCTCGTGGGCGGCGTGCCGTGCTCGCTCAACGTCAACGAGGCCAACAGCATCAACGCCGAGCGCCTCGGGCTGGTCGGCCAGCTGTTCGAGCAGGCGCAGCAGTTCGTCGAGCAGGTCTACCTGCCCGACCTGATGGCCATCGCGCCGTTCTACAAGGACTGGGGCGCGATCGGCGGCGGGCTGAGCAACTACATGTCGTACGGCGACCTGCCCGTGAAGGGGTACGGCGACGTCGCCTCGTTCAAGTTCCCGCGCGGCGTGATCCTCGACCGCAACCTCGCCGAGGTGCACCCGATCGACGGCAAGGATCCGATGCAGGTGCAGGAGTACGTGTCGCACTCCTGGTACGAGTACACGGGCGGGGATGCCACGGGCCTGCACCCGTGGGAGGGCGAGACGACGCTCAAGTACTCGGGGCCGAAGCCGCCGTACGAGCACCTCGACGTCGAGCAGAAGTACTCGTGGCTCAAGACGCCGCGCTGGAAGGGCCATCCGATGGAGGTCGGCCCCCTGGCGCGGCTGCTGGTGGCCTATGCCGCCGGGCGGACCGACGTCAAGGACGCCGTCGACGCGACGCTGAAGGCGCTCGACGTGCCCGTGACGGCGTTGTTCTCGACGCTCGGCCGCACGGCGGCGCGTGGGCTCGAGACCAGGCTCGTGGCCGGCTGGGCCCTCGAGTTCTACGGGCAACTGCTCGCCAACATCAAGGCCGGCGACACCAGGACCGCCAACACGGAGCGCTGGGATCCGGCGACGTGGCCCGCCGAGGCGAAGGGCGTCGGCCTCACCGAGGCGCCGCGCGGCGCGCTCGCCCACTGGATCGTCATCAAGGACGCGAAGATCGACAACTACCAGCTGGTGGTGCCGAGCACCTGGAACGCGTCGCCGCGCGACGCCAACGGGCAGCTGTCGGCGTACGAGTCGGCGCTGATCGGCACGCCGGTGGCCAATGCCGAGCAGCCGGTCGAAGTGCTGCGCACCGTGCACTCGTTCGACCCCTGCCTCGCGTGCGCGGTGCACCTGCACGACGAGCACGGCAGCCACGTGCACCGGGTGGACGCCTTCTGA
- a CDS encoding hydrogenase small subunit — protein MNRPPTIWEHAELLGHSRRDFLRFCSWLAAYAGLEATQVPAVVHALETRPRIPVLWFHFQECTCCSESFLRSSHPIVADVILDRISLDYTETLQAAAGHQAHAALQDTMTRRRGEYLMLVEGSIPTAEDGVYCCIGGRTALDIATEAAAGAKAVVAWGSCASNGCIQAARPNPTSATPIHKLISGVPIIKVPGCPPIGEVMAATIVHLLTFGTIPQLDRVGRPMAFYSRRVHDTCYRRPNYDAGLFVESWDDENARKGYCLYKMGCRGPLTYNACAVTQWNGGTSFPIRSGHGCIGCSEENFWDNGPFYSRLTNLPGLPIEATADRVGTIAAVATAAGIGAHAVLTGIRKGQVIATEEKEAKAGLALIEAEEAEADAARTAKQDAQER, from the coding sequence ATGAACAGGCCACCCACGATCTGGGAACACGCCGAGTTGCTCGGGCACTCGCGGCGGGACTTCCTGAGGTTCTGCTCCTGGCTGGCCGCCTACGCAGGGCTCGAGGCCACGCAGGTGCCCGCAGTGGTGCATGCGCTCGAGACCCGGCCGCGCATCCCCGTCCTCTGGTTCCACTTCCAGGAGTGCACCTGCTGCAGCGAGTCCTTCCTGCGCTCGTCGCACCCGATCGTCGCCGACGTCATCCTCGACCGGATCTCGCTGGACTACACCGAGACGCTGCAGGCGGCCGCCGGCCACCAGGCGCACGCGGCGCTGCAGGACACCATGACCAGGCGCCGCGGCGAGTACCTGATGCTCGTCGAGGGCTCCATTCCGACCGCTGAGGACGGTGTCTACTGCTGCATCGGCGGGCGCACGGCGCTCGACATCGCGACGGAAGCCGCAGCGGGCGCCAAGGCCGTCGTCGCGTGGGGCAGCTGCGCCTCCAACGGCTGCATCCAGGCCGCCAGGCCCAATCCCACCAGCGCGACACCCATCCACAAGCTGATCTCCGGCGTGCCCATCATCAAGGTGCCAGGCTGCCCGCCGATCGGCGAGGTGATGGCCGCGACCATCGTCCACCTGCTGACATTCGGCACCATCCCGCAACTCGATCGCGTCGGTCGCCCGATGGCGTTCTACTCGCGCCGTGTGCATGACACGTGCTATCGCCGCCCCAACTACGACGCCGGCCTCTTCGTGGAGTCGTGGGACGACGAGAACGCGCGCAAGGGGTACTGCCTCTACAAGATGGGCTGCCGCGGGCCGCTCACCTACAACGCCTGCGCGGTCACCCAGTGGAACGGCGGCACCAGCTTCCCGATCAGGTCGGGCCACGGCTGCATCGGCTGCAGTGAAGAGAACTTCTGGGACAACGGGCCGTTCTACAGCCGCCTCACCAACCTCCCGGGGCTGCCCATCGAGGCGACCGCCGATCGCGTCGGGACGATCGCCGCAGTGGCGACCGCGGCCGGCATCGGCGCCCACGCCGTGCTCACGGGCATCCGCAAGGGCCAGGTGATCGCCACCGAGGAGAAGGAAGCCAAGGCCGGTCTCGCGTTGATCGAGGCCGAGGAGGCGGAGGCCGACGCCGCCAGGACCGCGAAGCAGGACGCGCAGGAGCGCTGA
- a CDS encoding TonB-dependent receptor, with amino-acid sequence MLTAVGALLMAAATAAAQVGTGGLAGLVVDEQGARVAQAKVVATEAAGWQRVTRADEEGAWVITGLSPGIYAVRVAVAGLAASSSVAVVVGETRRVDLVARPAAVADVVTVTSAPPLLRDTPGLGHVVDRTTATALPLNGRSFLSLVALAPGVALPPGAALPRINGGRPRTNEYLFDGISVLQPEPGQVAYLPNIDAIEEFRVETNSPPAEFGRFNGGVVNLTTRAGGADWRGSLFDFARHEALNARNAFAPRSGARPRFRRQQFGGVLGGPVSAGRTFVFADYEGLRQTIGRTAVSTVPTALQRSGVFTEPVAGRVAAIFDPATATIVDGDTVRQPFVGNAIPEPRIDPVARRLLERFPLPTSPGTANNYRRTADERTDSDLAGLRVDQRLGVRGDRAFVRLVRFDERIAPVSPLPDGSGLATGTLGPQHTRVRAFASAWQALLSPRVLHELRIGDTRRAVERRAVALGATAGEALGLPGLPALAFADTVPSIAIAGYQALGSPPGTATDFETGVTHLVDTLTWTSRAHTFKAGADLRWSRLDVVQPASPTGAFTFTSLFTDQPGLAGTGAPLASFLLGQVQQFSIDLQRRPIRNRAHVQEYFVQDDWRPSSKLTISAGVRYTLNFPSVERDDQAAVFDLASERLVYLGRDGEPRAARRLHHLNLGPRLGFSWRLDDRTAVRAGYGLVWIEQAGITTPFTTPAFPFVQTVSQRTLDGLAPAFTLADGPTIVPVGPTPDAGLGQGVFAVDRDLGSGYVQQWQASMQRAIGQHWSVEVAYVGSHITRVGLPDSNLNQLTAEQLAIGPPLLTRVANPWFGEIPRSSSLGDPSLPVAQLLKPYPRFTTVSLYRNNVGSTRYWGATARVERRFSRGVTGHLAYTRSRLVDDASSVFDASVLTGPIANAPVADAYDRRRERDVSTGDIPHVLTGAVVWEVPVGAGRRWQPGGWVGALARDWSLSATAQAQSGTPVPVTQATNFNAFAGFGTQRPNLLRDPSSAAAQRTTARWFDTSAFAVAPQFTLGSASRNPVRGPGYRALNVALARTVALGGLRAIEIRAEVFNATNTPPLGLPNGVFGTPAFGTITSAGDPRVIQLAVKLRF; translated from the coding sequence ATGTTGACCGCGGTGGGGGCGCTGCTGATGGCCGCCGCGACGGCGGCAGCGCAGGTCGGCACGGGTGGGCTCGCCGGTCTCGTGGTGGACGAGCAGGGCGCCCGCGTGGCGCAGGCCAAGGTCGTTGCGACCGAGGCTGCCGGTTGGCAGCGCGTGACGCGCGCCGATGAGGAGGGCGCGTGGGTGATCACGGGGTTGTCGCCGGGCATCTATGCCGTTCGCGTCGCCGTGGCGGGACTTGCCGCGTCGTCGTCGGTGGCGGTCGTGGTCGGCGAGACGCGACGCGTGGATCTCGTCGCCCGCCCCGCCGCGGTGGCCGACGTCGTCACGGTGACCAGCGCCCCGCCTCTCCTGCGTGACACGCCGGGGCTCGGGCACGTCGTTGACCGGACGACGGCCACGGCGCTGCCGCTCAACGGCCGATCCTTCCTTTCGCTCGTGGCCCTCGCGCCAGGCGTCGCCCTGCCACCGGGGGCGGCGCTCCCGCGCATCAACGGCGGCCGCCCTCGCACCAACGAGTACCTGTTCGACGGCATCTCCGTGTTGCAGCCGGAGCCCGGGCAGGTGGCGTACCTGCCCAACATCGATGCGATCGAGGAATTTCGCGTCGAGACCAACAGCCCGCCCGCCGAGTTCGGCCGCTTCAATGGCGGCGTCGTGAACCTCACCACCCGGGCCGGCGGCGCTGACTGGCGCGGCAGCCTCTTCGACTTCGCGCGCCATGAGGCGCTCAACGCCCGCAACGCCTTCGCGCCCCGGAGCGGGGCGCGGCCGCGGTTCCGGCGGCAGCAGTTCGGTGGCGTGCTCGGCGGGCCCGTCTCGGCCGGTCGCACCTTCGTCTTCGCGGACTACGAAGGGCTGCGCCAGACGATCGGACGCACCGCCGTGTCCACGGTTCCGACGGCGTTGCAGCGCTCGGGTGTCTTCACCGAGCCCGTGGCCGGCCGCGTGGCGGCCATCTTCGATCCTGCGACGGCCACGATCGTCGATGGCGACACGGTGCGGCAGCCGTTCGTCGGCAATGCGATTCCGGAGCCGCGCATCGATCCCGTCGCGCGCAGGCTCCTGGAGCGGTTTCCACTGCCCACTTCCCCCGGCACGGCCAACAACTACCGCCGAACCGCCGACGAGCGCACCGACAGCGACCTCGCGGGCCTGCGCGTCGACCAGCGACTGGGCGTGCGTGGCGACCGTGCCTTCGTGCGGCTCGTCCGCTTCGACGAACGGATCGCCCCCGTGAGTCCCCTCCCTGACGGCAGCGGGCTGGCGACCGGGACGCTCGGCCCGCAGCACACGCGGGTCCGGGCCTTCGCCTCGGCGTGGCAGGCCTTGCTCTCCCCGCGCGTGCTGCACGAACTCCGCATCGGCGACACGCGGCGTGCCGTGGAGCGTCGCGCCGTCGCGCTGGGGGCGACCGCCGGCGAGGCACTGGGCCTGCCCGGGTTGCCCGCGCTGGCGTTTGCCGACACCGTGCCGTCGATCGCCATTGCGGGGTACCAGGCGCTCGGCTCGCCGCCGGGCACGGCGACGGATTTCGAAACCGGTGTCACGCACCTGGTCGACACGCTCACCTGGACCAGTCGTGCCCACACGTTCAAGGCAGGCGCCGACCTGCGGTGGAGTCGCCTCGACGTGGTTCAGCCCGCCTCGCCGACGGGGGCGTTCACCTTCACGAGCCTGTTCACCGATCAGCCGGGCCTGGCCGGCACGGGAGCTCCGCTGGCGAGCTTCCTGCTCGGGCAGGTCCAGCAGTTCTCGATCGACCTGCAGCGAAGGCCGATTCGCAACCGCGCCCATGTGCAGGAGTACTTCGTCCAGGACGACTGGCGGCCCTCGTCGAAGCTCACGATCAGCGCGGGGGTGCGCTACACGCTCAACTTCCCGTCGGTCGAACGCGACGACCAGGCCGCCGTGTTCGATCTGGCGAGCGAGCGCCTCGTGTACCTGGGGCGTGACGGCGAGCCCCGCGCGGCGCGTCGGCTGCACCACCTGAACCTCGGTCCCCGGCTCGGGTTCTCCTGGCGGCTGGACGATCGGACGGCCGTGCGCGCCGGCTACGGCCTCGTGTGGATCGAGCAGGCCGGGATCACCACGCCGTTCACCACGCCCGCCTTCCCGTTCGTGCAGACGGTGTCGCAGCGGACCCTCGACGGCCTGGCTCCCGCCTTCACGCTCGCCGACGGCCCGACCATCGTGCCCGTCGGCCCGACGCCGGATGCCGGCCTCGGGCAAGGGGTGTTCGCGGTCGATCGCGATCTGGGGTCCGGATACGTCCAGCAGTGGCAGGCGTCGATGCAGCGCGCGATCGGCCAGCACTGGTCGGTGGAGGTGGCCTACGTCGGCTCGCACATCACGCGGGTGGGGCTGCCCGACTCGAACCTGAATCAGCTGACCGCGGAGCAACTGGCGATCGGCCCGCCGCTGCTGACCCGCGTCGCCAACCCCTGGTTCGGCGAGATTCCGCGGTCCTCGTCGCTCGGCGATCCGTCCCTCCCCGTCGCGCAACTCCTGAAGCCATACCCGCGCTTCACGACGGTGAGTCTCTACCGGAACAACGTCGGCTCCACCAGGTACTGGGGCGCCACGGCGAGGGTCGAGCGCCGCTTCTCGCGGGGCGTCACCGGACACCTGGCCTACACGCGCTCGCGGCTCGTCGACGATGCCTCGTCGGTGTTCGACGCCTCGGTGCTCACCGGGCCGATCGCCAACGCTCCGGTGGCCGATGCGTACGATCGCCGCCGCGAGCGGGACGTCTCGACGGGCGACATTCCCCACGTGCTCACGGGCGCGGTGGTGTGGGAGGTGCCGGTCGGCGCGGGACGGCGATGGCAGCCCGGCGGATGGGTCGGCGCCCTGGCGCGCGACTGGTCGCTGTCGGCAACCGCGCAGGCGCAGTCGGGCACGCCGGTGCCGGTCACGCAGGCCACCAACTTCAATGCATTCGCCGGTTTCGGGACGCAGCGGCCGAACCTCCTGAGGGATCCCTCGTCAGCCGCCGCGCAGCGCACCACGGCACGCTGGTTCGACACGTCGGCCTTCGCCGTGGCGCCGCAGTTCACACTGGGGTCGGCGTCGCGCAATCCGGTGCGCGGGCCCGGGTACCGCGCCCTGAACGTCGCGCTGGCGCGCACCGTGGCGCTGGGCGGGCTGCGCGCGATCGAGATTCGTGCCGAGGTGTTCAACGCGACCAACACGCCGCCGCTGGGGCTTCCCAATGGCGTGTTCGGCACGCCAGCGTTCGGGACCATCACGTCGGCCGGCGACCCGCGCGTCATCCAGCTGGCCGTGAAGCTCCGGTTCTGA
- a CDS encoding molybdopterin-binding protein, producing MSQLSARAAAARLGVAYSTLKRWIHAGHVRTMRTSGGHHRIAEAELERLLAQRPSLSKVAAGPRDDDGLGGLSARNRLRGVIEEVRVDGLLAQVRLRVAGQPLTAIITADAVRALGLRRGDEALAVVKSTEVMVARAPRSAPASPPGRRPLVRERAHA from the coding sequence ATGAGTCAACTTTCTGCGCGGGCAGCGGCAGCTCGACTTGGGGTGGCGTACTCCACGCTGAAGCGGTGGATTCACGCCGGTCATGTCAGGACGATGCGGACCAGCGGTGGTCATCACCGCATCGCCGAGGCGGAGCTCGAACGCCTTCTCGCGCAGCGTCCGTCGCTGTCGAAGGTCGCTGCGGGGCCTCGCGATGACGATGGGCTGGGCGGCTTGAGTGCGCGCAATCGCTTGCGCGGCGTGATCGAGGAGGTGCGCGTGGACGGGTTGCTGGCACAGGTGCGCCTGCGCGTCGCGGGACAACCCCTCACGGCGATCATCACCGCCGATGCGGTGCGGGCCCTCGGGCTGCGGCGGGGAGACGAGGCGCTGGCGGTCGTGAAGTCCACTGAGGTCATGGTGGCCAGGGCGCCCCGATCGGCCCCCGCTTCGCCCCCGGGGCGGCGTCCCCTTGTGCGCGAGCGAGCTCATGCGTAA
- a CDS encoding HDOD domain-containing protein, producing MNDPRSREERVQHYLERIVAAGDFPAFTERLHEVIDVLRKEETPMQALANVVLGDYSLTLKVLRTVNSFHYNRSGRHILSVTQAMVVLGVEAVRDLAGSLVLLEHYARKAPALKQLMALSMLTASHARLAAEHVGMPKPEQAHLAAMFRNVGEVLLACHSPEDYAAVLAHLKQHRTTLGAAALAVLHFRFEDLGEAACRHWGLGGFGGAPAPGGPTTDIERLVGFGHDLTNAVYRQVPTESPQTLTLILQRYGHGLDLTADTLQGILREGCAETNEMFASLGLSTTDLRLSRQVDAAMASLTPADTAADPDRTDAPLDTPEVEIAHGPDSPVARQQLIGELELAVTSDGHFEVNEILLTVLEAIVRAGPFSHAAFCLLNDTRTELVGRFGLGESVEAFVKRLRFPVTLGPQGLAVGGAILRRLDLFASLARNPGADEARLLALLGAQTVLVLPLVIENRSVGAIVTDRAAAEPPDAATVTFVVHLRDLAVRAMRRARAQREDAAKVTAQLGPEARRDLVLRLLKGESIEAVSRESRVPVKDLEAWRQAFLDAATRAFTQGQ from the coding sequence ATGAACGACCCTCGCAGTCGCGAAGAGCGCGTCCAGCACTACCTCGAGCGCATCGTCGCGGCGGGCGACTTCCCTGCGTTCACGGAACGGCTCCACGAGGTGATCGACGTCCTCCGCAAGGAGGAGACGCCGATGCAGGCCCTGGCCAACGTCGTGCTGGGCGACTACAGCCTGACCCTGAAGGTCCTCAGGACGGTCAACTCCTTCCACTACAACCGGTCAGGGCGGCACATCCTGTCGGTCACCCAGGCCATGGTCGTGCTCGGGGTGGAGGCAGTGCGCGACCTGGCGGGCAGCCTCGTGCTGCTCGAGCACTACGCGCGCAAGGCGCCGGCGCTGAAGCAGTTGATGGCGCTGTCGATGCTCACCGCCAGCCACGCGCGCCTGGCCGCCGAGCACGTGGGCATGCCGAAGCCGGAGCAGGCGCACCTGGCGGCGATGTTCCGCAACGTCGGCGAGGTGCTGCTGGCCTGTCACTCCCCCGAGGACTACGCGGCGGTGCTCGCCCACCTCAAGCAGCATCGAACGACGCTCGGTGCGGCCGCACTGGCGGTGTTGCACTTCCGCTTCGAGGACCTCGGCGAGGCCGCCTGTCGGCACTGGGGCCTCGGTGGCTTCGGTGGCGCGCCGGCGCCCGGCGGTCCGACGACCGACATCGAACGGCTGGTCGGCTTCGGCCACGACCTCACCAATGCCGTGTACAGGCAGGTGCCCACCGAGTCGCCGCAGACGCTGACGTTGATCCTGCAGCGATACGGACACGGCCTCGACCTGACCGCCGACACGCTGCAGGGGATCCTCCGCGAGGGCTGCGCCGAGACCAACGAGATGTTCGCGAGCCTGGGCCTCTCGACGACCGACCTCAGGTTGAGCCGACAGGTGGACGCGGCGATGGCGAGCCTGACGCCCGCCGACACGGCGGCCGACCCCGACCGGACCGACGCGCCACTCGACACGCCCGAGGTCGAGATCGCGCACGGCCCGGACTCGCCCGTGGCCCGCCAGCAGCTGATCGGCGAACTGGAGTTGGCGGTCACCAGCGACGGGCACTTCGAGGTCAACGAGATCCTGCTCACGGTGCTCGAGGCGATCGTCCGCGCCGGGCCGTTCTCGCACGCCGCCTTCTGCCTGCTGAACGACACGCGGACCGAGCTGGTGGGTCGCTTCGGCCTCGGCGAGAGCGTCGAGGCGTTCGTCAAGCGGCTGCGCTTCCCGGTGACGCTCGGACCGCAAGGCCTCGCCGTGGGCGGGGCGATCCTGCGGCGACTCGACCTGTTCGCGTCACTGGCACGCAATCCGGGGGCCGACGAAGCGCGCCTGCTTGCGCTCCTGGGGGCGCAGACGGTGCTCGTGCTGCCGCTGGTCATCGAGAACCGTTCCGTCGGCGCGATTGTCACCGACCGTGCCGCGGCCGAGCCGCCCGATGCGGCCACGGTCACCTTCGTGGTGCACCTGCGCGACCTCGCCGTGCGCGCGATGCGACGGGCGCGCGCCCAGCGCGAGGACGCCGCGAAGGTCACGGCGCAACTCGGGCCGGAGGCACGCAGGGATCTGGTGCTGCGCCTCCTCAAGGGCGAGTCGATCGAGGCCGTGAGCCGCGAGAGCCGCGTGCCGGTGAAGGACCTCGAGGCCTGGCGGCAGGCCTTCCTCGACGCGGCAACGCGCGCGTTCACGCAGGGGCAGTAG
- a CDS encoding glycosyltransferase, whose translation MPTPQARAHPRAIVVVLGDIGRSPRMLNHALSLVAHGWHVDLVGYASSTLPAEARVPALVVCALDDDERAPRPASRLGWALRAGWRGVGLTGRLLRVLLSGRAPDVVLVQNPPGIPTLPVAWLAARLRGSRLVIDWHNFTASMLALRLGPRHPLIRAAATVERWAGRRADHNFFVSEAMARHVGAEWSLSGSVFRDRPRQVFRAPDPERRAHMRARLFEAAGVAQADGAWRLVVSPTSWTADEDFGMLLEAAQSLDAEWRAGIRGLAVVATGTGPLRAAFEARVAALGLSRVRLATAWLEADDYPSAVGSADAGLSLHDSTSKLDLPMKVMDLFGAGVPVVALDYGACLAELVQPGVNGLTFTDVPSLVAALRVVRDADQTTLDALGAGARAAGALRWHETWPHEVLPHLGPGPTAPA comes from the coding sequence ATGCCCACGCCCCAGGCACGCGCCCACCCGCGCGCCATCGTCGTCGTCCTCGGGGACATCGGGCGCAGTCCGCGCATGCTGAACCACGCGCTGTCGCTTGTCGCGCATGGGTGGCACGTCGATCTGGTCGGCTACGCATCGTCTACCCTGCCGGCCGAGGCTCGGGTGCCCGCGCTGGTGGTGTGCGCCCTCGACGACGACGAACGAGCGCCGCGTCCCGCGTCGCGCCTCGGGTGGGCGTTGCGGGCCGGTTGGCGCGGCGTGGGGCTCACCGGTCGCCTGCTCCGTGTGCTGCTGTCGGGGCGTGCCCCCGATGTCGTCCTCGTGCAGAACCCGCCGGGCATCCCGACGCTTCCCGTCGCGTGGCTCGCGGCGCGGCTGCGCGGCAGCCGCCTCGTGATCGACTGGCACAACTTCACGGCCTCGATGCTGGCGCTGCGGCTGGGGCCGCGACATCCGCTGATCAGGGCGGCGGCAACCGTCGAGCGCTGGGCAGGGCGGCGTGCCGATCACAACTTCTTCGTGTCGGAGGCCATGGCGCGGCACGTCGGCGCTGAGTGGAGCCTCTCGGGCTCGGTGTTCCGGGACAGGCCGCGCCAGGTGTTCCGCGCACCCGATCCGGAGCGGCGCGCGCACATGCGTGCGCGTCTCTTCGAGGCCGCGGGGGTGGCCCAAGCCGATGGAGCGTGGCGGCTGGTCGTCAGTCCCACGAGTTGGACGGCCGACGAGGACTTCGGGATGCTCCTCGAGGCGGCGCAGTCGCTCGACGCCGAGTGGCGCGCCGGCATCCGCGGGTTGGCCGTCGTCGCGACCGGTACGGGGCCCTTGCGTGCGGCGTTCGAGGCGCGCGTCGCCGCGCTCGGCCTGTCACGCGTGCGGCTCGCCACGGCCTGGCTCGAGGCCGACGACTACCCGTCAGCGGTGGGATCGGCCGACGCCGGCCTGAGCCTGCACGACTCCACGTCGAAGCTCGACCTTCCCATGAAGGTGATGGATCTCTTCGGTGCGGGCGTGCCCGTCGTGGCACTCGATTACGGGGCGTGCCTGGCCGAACTCGTGCAGCCCGGCGTCAACGGCCTGACGTTCACCGACGTTCCGTCGTTGGTGGCCGCCTTGCGCGTGGTGCGCGATGCCGACCAGACCACCCTCGACGCCCTGGGCGCCGGGGCACGTGCCGCTGGCGCGCTGCGCTGGCACGAGACCTGGCCACACGAGGTGCTGCCGCACCTCGGCCCTGGTCCTACTGCCCCTGCGTGA